Within Treponema primitia ZAS-1, the genomic segment TTCCACAAAAAAGCATTAGCCTGAATTTCAAAAATAAGGGTATCATCCTGAACGGTAAAACCGGCATGATAAAAATAGCGGCTCCTGGATTTGCTGGGGTCCTGGGGCCAGGCAAAGAGTGAACAATCCAGCTCCCCGCGAAATAGCCGGGCATAATCGTTCAGCAGATCCAGATGGGGGCGGCGCCAAAGCTGAAGGTTATAGCGCAGTTCATGGGGCAGCGCCGGACGGCCGCAGATTAGGTGGTAACGGTAGCTGCGGGAACGGGCGTCGAAGCGGGCGTGGAAATCCGGCAGGGTAACACCGGCTTCCAGGATCCGGATATCCCGGGGGAGCAGGCTGTTCAAGGCCTGAACAAACCGTTCCGCAGGAATACTGCTGATAGGCGTAGTAAAATTAGCCACCTGCCCTGCGGCGTGAACCCCCGCGTCGGTTCTTCCTGAACCGGTAAGAACAACAGGGTGCTTGTGGATCCGTTCCAGAGCTGCTTCAATGGTTCCCTGGACAGTCCTGTTACAGCCCTGGCGCTGCCATCCGGAAAAATCCGTTCCGTCATAGGCGATGAGCAGCTTAATATTACGAAGGGTACTAGGCATCGATTTGCGTTATTTCTTTATTGATGCTCTCGTAGAGGGACCGTGCGCTTTCCAGGAGGGAACCGGGTTTGGACTTGGAGGACTTGCCCATGCCGAAGATCTTTGCCACCGTACGTTTTGCTTCTTCCAAAGACGCGATACGCTGGGCGGCATCGGCCATGGGGCCGTACTTTGACTTCAACAGGGCACAGAGATACAGGGCGCCCTCATAGGAATAGTTTTTGTCCGTATCGGGGCCAAAGCCCTTAAGGCTCGACAGGCTCTCTATGCCCGATTGTTCCCGCCGTATGGCATCATTGTAAAGAAACTCCGCCTTCTTTTTAAAAAGCGTGGCCACCCAGTCGTAATGCTGTCCGGGGTATTTTTTATTGATCTCGTCCAGAAGCCACCCTGTCCGCAGGGCTGCCATACCCTGTTTGATGGTGGGTGAAAATTCCTTGGAGAAAAAGTCGTAACACCGGAGTACTAAGTACAGGGAAGCGGCGCCGGAAATAAGCCCGCGGTTTTCATAGAAATCTACATTGGGAAAAATCTGCAGGGTGTCTTTTTTTCGTTTTTCCTGATCCGCCAGCGCCTTCTGGCGGTTCGTCTTTGGGAAGGTCATAAAATCATTATCCATGGAGGCAAACCAGCATTCAGGACAAACCGTAGCCTGATATGCCAGGGGGTAAATTTCCCCGTACCGTAAGGATGGTTCATAGAGACGGTGGAGTTCGTCCGTAAGATCCCCGGCGATAAGCCGTCCGCTGCCGGTAAGCAGCTCTTCCCGGTGGAAATCAGCGCCGCAGACAGGACAGATATAGGATTCCTTGGATTGAAAAGATATTTTTACTTCCCGTTCTTCACTCTTCATGAATATTTTCCGTCCTAATCTTTTTCCAATACCACCATGGCAATAGCGTTCTCCCGCTCATGGGTTAGGGATATGTGTATTTTCGTAGCGCCGCTCCGCTTCAGGGCAGAAGAGGCGGTTCCAAAAACCTCTATTTCCGGCATACCGTTATGACGGTTTACTACCAGTATATCCCGGAGAACTATCCCCGCAAGACCGGTACCCAGAGCTTTTCCAAAAGCTTCCTTTGCGGCAAACCGGGCCGATAAAGAAAGGAATGCGCCGTTTCCCTTGGACAGGGATGCTGAAAGCTCCTGGGGATGAAAATACCGTTCCAGTAAGCCCGGAATTGTACGCCACCGTTCCAGGCGGCGCACATACACCACATCAACCCCGATACCTATAATCAACAGGGGAACCTCCGGTTGCGTGTCATGATCCCCCGGTTCCAATACTGTGCTGCTGCCGCCGGCGAATTTGGATCAGCACATTTTCCGGGTCCTGGCGGATAAGGGTAAACATGACGGGAAACAGCGCCGAAACCGGCAGCAGGAATTCACCTATAGAATTAATTGAAGAACACTCCACGTAGAGGCTGACATCCTGGGGTTTTATTTTATTGAACGTGGTCTGTCCCCCCTCAATACGGATGGAGCCCGCTGCAATTTCCAGCTCACCGGAAAATTGTTCATCCAGATTATTTATCCTGATGGGAATATCCTCAAAATTTTGAATCCGCAGCTGTTCCCGAATAACACCATGGAATTCGATAAGCCCGTTTCCCCGAATACTAAGAAGGGGCTGCGGGTTCAAAATCCGCACGGTGGTGGAGAAATCAACAGACCTGCCGGTAAGTTCAACAAAATTGGTGGACAGTTCAGAAACATCCATTAACAATCCCTTGGGCCCGTCAATAACCACATGGGCCGGGTCCAGGGTATATTCTCCCAACTCATAGCCCGGTTCAAGGGCGCCGCTGAAACTAGCCTTTATGGGGACAGTTTTACTAAGACGTTCATCCAGGGAAAGTATCACCTCCAGGGGATCCACCGATATCTCCAGGGCTTCGGCGCGCAGGGCAGTCCCCTTTTTACGGATCTGCACCGGCGCCCGATAGGTTCCCGGCTCGGTATACTTGTTAAGATCAATATAGGCTTGGATATCATCTTCCAGAATAGGGTAAATGGTATTGGCATCCCCCCGGAGGGTAATTCCGATTAGCCCCGGATAGGGGCCGGCTGGAGTCAGACTGCTATCGGTTTCTACACTGAGGGGAACCGAAAAAAACCGTTCCTCCTGGAGGCTCATACGGTGAAAGACAAAAAGCATGATGGCTAGGGCAATGGAAATGACCTTAGCCGGCCAGTTTTCCGCAATCTTGGCAAGCATGGGACCAATGGTCAGCTTTCTATCGTTCAACGAAAACATCCTTTCCGTCATCAAGGGCCGAATCCAGGGCAACCTCGACGGAACCGGTTTTTTGCTCCGAATCTCCGCCCCGCACCCCGCGGTCAAGGAGTTCCTTAAGTTTACGCTGAACCTCTATGGGGGACAGATCGTAGTACAGCTTACCGTCCACCGCCAAAGAAATAGCGCCGGTTTCTTCCGAAACCACCAGGATCACCGCGTCGGACTGTTCCGACATGCCCAGTGAAGCCCGGTGCCTGGTACCAAAGCTCTTCCGGATATCCTGCTGCTCCGAAAGTGGCAGGAAGCATCCTGCGGCGGTGATACGGCCGTTCTGGATGATCATGGCTCCGTCATGAAGGGGGCCGTCAAATTCAA encodes:
- the truA gene encoding tRNA pseudouridine(38-40) synthase TruA produces the protein MPSTLRNIKLLIAYDGTDFSGWQRQGCNRTVQGTIEAALERIHKHPVVLTGSGRTDAGVHAAGQVANFTTPISSIPAERFVQALNSLLPRDIRILEAGVTLPDFHARFDARSRSYRYHLICGRPALPHELRYNLQLWRRPHLDLLNDYARLFRGELDCSLFAWPQDPSKSRSRYFYHAGFTVQDDTLIFEIQANAFLWKMVRSVVGTLLHYEEKGKSPEELKRIIETGDRSMAGPTVPPNGLFLWKVEYFRG
- a CDS encoding DUF2225 domain-containing protein, with the protein product MKSEEREVKISFQSKESYICPVCGADFHREELLTGSGRLIAGDLTDELHRLYEPSLRYGEIYPLAYQATVCPECWFASMDNDFMTFPKTNRQKALADQEKRKKDTLQIFPNVDFYENRGLISGAASLYLVLRCYDFFSKEFSPTIKQGMAALRTGWLLDEINKKYPGQHYDWVATLFKKKAEFLYNDAIRREQSGIESLSSLKGFGPDTDKNYSYEGALYLCALLKSKYGPMADAAQRIASLEEAKRTVAKIFGMGKSSKSKPGSLLESARSLYESINKEITQIDA
- a CDS encoding holo-ACP synthase; translation: MIIGIGVDVVYVRRLERWRTIPGLLERYFHPQELSASLSKGNGAFLSLSARFAAKEAFGKALGTGLAGIVLRDILVVNRHNGMPEIEVFGTASSALKRSGATKIHISLTHERENAIAMVVLEKD
- a CDS encoding YbbR-like domain-containing protein gives rise to the protein MNDRKLTIGPMLAKIAENWPAKVISIALAIMLFVFHRMSLQEERFFSVPLSVETDSSLTPAGPYPGLIGITLRGDANTIYPILEDDIQAYIDLNKYTEPGTYRAPVQIRKKGTALRAEALEISVDPLEVILSLDERLSKTVPIKASFSGALEPGYELGEYTLDPAHVVIDGPKGLLMDVSELSTNFVELTGRSVDFSTTVRILNPQPLLSIRGNGLIEFHGVIREQLRIQNFEDIPIRINNLDEQFSGELEIAAGSIRIEGGQTTFNKIKPQDVSLYVECSSINSIGEFLLPVSALFPVMFTLIRQDPENVLIQIRRRQQHSIGTGGS